The DNA region CGGTCGCGCGTGTTGCCGTTGGCGTAGTTGGCGTTCGCGCGGAAGACGGTGAAGGCGCCCGTCTTCTCGTCGAACTTCATGATGCGGTTGTTCGGGATGTCGCTCACCAGCACGTAGCCCGGCTCGCCCGGTGCACCGGGAAAGTACACCGGCCCCTCGGCCCAGCGCATGCCGGTGGCCACCTGCTCCACCGTGCTGCTGTAGATGCGGTACTTCGCGAAGCCGGGGTCCAGGATCTGCACCGCCGGGTCGGGGTAGCGCTGGTTGGGCGTGAACGGAAACGCCTGGGCCAGGACGCCGCCGCCCACCAGCCCCATGCCGGTGGCGGCGACGCTGCGCAGCAGCGTGCGGCGCGAGGGTTGCGCGATCTTCATCTTGTTGTCTCCTCGGATCTCGCGGCGGCCGGCCGCACGGGGGGCCGGCCGGCCCCGGGGACCTTCGGTTCGCTACACCCCCGCGACGCTCAAGCCTGGGTGTAGGCCGTCTTCACCGTCGTGTAGAACTCCGCCGCGTAGCGACCCTGCTCGCGCGGCCCGTAGCTCGATCCCTTGCGGCCGCCGAACGGCACGTGGTAGTCGACGCCGGCGGTCGGCAGGTTGACCATCACCATGCCGGCCTGCGAGTGGCGCTTGAAGTGCGTGGCGTGCTTGAGCGAGGTGGTGGCGATGCCCGCCGACAGGCCGAACTCGGTGTCGTTGGCCATGGCCAGCGCCTCGTCGTAGTCCTTGACCCGCAGCACGCTGACCACCGGGCCGAAGATCTCCTCGCGGTTGATGCGCATCGACGCCGTGGTCTCGGTGAACAGCGCCGGCTTCATGTACCAGCCGGGAGCGCCGTCGGCGTTCTTGGCCACCGCCTCGCCGCCTGCCACCAGCCGGGCGCCCTCGCCCTTGCCGATGCCGATGTAGTCGAGGTCCTGCGCGAGCTGCTTCTCGTCGACCACCGGGCCGATGTCGGTGCCGGCCTTGCGGGCGTCGTCGACCTTGAGCGACTTCATGCGCTCGGCCATGGCCATGACGAAGCGGTCGTGGATGCCCTCGGTGACGATCAGCCGCGACGAGGCGGTGCAGCGCTGGCCGGTGGAGAAGAAGCCGCTGTTGACGGCCGCCGCGACGGCGACGTCCAGGTCGGCATCGTCCAGGACGACCATCGGGTTCTTGCCACCCATCTCGAGCTGGAACTTGGCCATGCGCGCCACGCAGGCGCTGGCGATGCGGCGGCCGGTGGCCACCGAGCCGGTGAAGCTGATCGCGTCGACCCGCTTGTCCTCCAGCAGGACCTGGCCCACCTCGGAGCCGCGGCCCATCACCAGGTTCAGCACGCCGGCCGGCAGGCCCGCCTTCTGCAGGATCTCGGCCAGGGCCCAGGCGCTGCCCGGCACCAGGTCGGCCGGCTTGAGCACCACGGCGTTGCCGTAGGCCAGCGCGGGGGCCAGCTTCCAGGCCGGGATCGCGATCGGGAAGTTCCAGGGCGTGATCAGGCCGACCACGCCGACCGGCTCGCGCGTGACCTCCACGCCGATGCCGGGCCGCACCGAGGGCACCAGGTCGCCGTTGGTGCGCAGCGCCTCGCCGGCGAAGAACTTGAAGATGTTGCCGGCCCGCACCACCTCGCCCACCGCCTCGGGCAGCACCTTGCCCTCCTCGCGCGCGAGCAGGTCGCCCAGTTCGGCGCGGCGCGCCAGGATCTCGGTGCCGGCGGCGTCGAGGATGTCGAAGCGCTGCTGCGGCGTCGACAGGCCCCAGGCCTTCTGCGCCTTCACGGCTGCCGCGATGGCGGTGCGCGCCTGCTCGGCGTCGGCCTGCGCGTACTCGCCGACCACGTCGCGGGTGTCCGAGGGGTTGATGTTGCGGCTGGTGCGGGCGCCCTGCACCCATTCGCCGCCGATGAGGTTCTTGAACATTCGGTTCTCCTTCGTGTGTCGGGGCGAGTGCCCGGTGTTTCGTCATGCCGGGCTCGACCCGGCATCCATCTCCTGTCCGTCATACCGCCGCGACCGATCCACTGTTCGCGCGCCAGGCCCATCCACCTTCCGGCGATGGATTGCGGGTCAAGCCCGCAATGACGGGGTTCCGTTCAGCGCACCATGCAGGGCCGCTTCGGGTCGAACTTCCAGTTCGGCACCAGGAACTGCATCGCGATCGCGTCGTCGCGCGCGCCCAGGCCGTGTTGCTGGTACAGCGCGTTCGCCTTCTCCACCTCGGCCATGTCGAGCTCGATGCCCAGGCCCGGCTTCTTCGGCACCTGGACGTAGCCGCCCTCGATGCGCAGCGGCTCCTTCGTCAGGCGCTGGCCGTCCTGCCAGATCCAGTGGGTGTCGATCGCTGTCACCTTGCCCGGCGCGGCGGCGCCGACGTGGGTGAACATCGCCAGCGAGACGTCGAAATGGTTGTTGGAGTGCGAACCCCAGGTCAGGCCCCAGTCACGGCAGGTCTGCGCTACGCGCACCGAGCCGGCCATGGTCCAGAAGTGCGGGTCGGCCAGCGGGATGTCGACCGACTGCAGGGCGAGCGAGTGCGCCATCTGGCGCCAGTCGGTCGCCACCATGTTGGTGGCGGTGGGCAGGCCGGTGGCGCGGCGGAACTCGGCCATGACCTCGCGCCCGGAGAAGCCCTCCTCGGCACCGCACGGGTCCTCGGCATAGGCGACGACGCCCTGCATCCTGCGGCCCAGGCGGATCGCGTCCTTCAGCAGCCAGCCGCCGTTGGGGTCCAGCGTGACGCGGGCCTGCGGGAAGCGCTCGTGCAGCGCCGTCACGGCCTCCACTTCGGCGTCGCCGCTGAGCACGCCGCCCTTGAGCTTGAAGTCCTGGAAGCCGTAGCGCTTGTGCGCCGCCTCGGCCAGCCGGACCACGGCCTCGGGCGTCATCGCCTCCTCGTGCCGCAGGCGCAGCCAGTCGTCCTGCGCGTCGGGCTCGCTGGCGTACGGCAGGTTGGTCTTCCTGCGGTCGCCCACGTAGAACAGGTAGCCGAGCATCTGCACGGCATCACGCTGCTGGCCTTCGCCCAGCAGCGCCGCCACCGGCACGCCCAGGTGCTGGCCCTGCAAGTCGAGCAGCGCCGATTCCACCGCCGTCACGGCGTGGATGGTGGTGCGCAGGTCGAAGGTCTGCTGGCCGCGGCCGCCGGCGTCGCGGTCGGCGAACCGCGTGCGCATGGCGTTGAGGATGGCCTGCAGGTTGCCGATGCCCTGGCCTTCGACCAGGGCCCGCGCGTCCTCCAGCGTCTGGCGGATCTTCTCGCCGCCCGGCACCTCGCCCAGGCCAGTGTGGCCGGCGCTGTCGGTGACGATGACGATGTTGCGGGTGAAGAACGGCGCATGCGCGCCCGAGAGGTTGAGCAGCATGCCGTCGCGGCCGGCGACCGGCACGACGCGCATCTGCTTGACGGTGGGAGAGGACATGGAGGGCAAGGGGGTCAGGTCACGGGTGCGGGGTTGAACAGCACGAGCTGGTTGCGCAGCTTCCACTGCTCGGCCCACGTCTTCTTGCGGCCGCTGGCCACGTCGAGCATCAGGCGGAACATCTCCCAGCCCACGTCCTCGACGGTGGCGTCGCCGTCGGCGATGCGGCCGGCGTTGATGTCCATCAGGTCGTGCCAGCGGGTCGCCAGGTCGGTGCGGGTGGCCACCTTGATCACCGGCACTTCGGCCAGGCCATAGGGGGTCCCGCGGCCGGTGGTGAACACGTGCAGGTTCATGCCGGCGGCCAGCTGCAGCGTGCCGCAGATGAAGTCGCTGGCCGGCGTGGCGGCGTAGAACAGGCCCTTGTGCGGCAGCTTCTCGCCCGGGGCGAGCACGCCGGAGATGGTGGACGTGCCCGACTTGATGATCGAGCCCATCGCCTTCTCGACGATGTTCGACAGCCCGCCGGCTTTGTTGCCGGGGGTGGTGTTGGCGCTGCGGTCGACGCTGCCGCGCTGCAGGTAGGCGTCGTACCAGGCCATCTCGCGCACGATCGCCTGCGCCACTTCGGGCGTGGCGGCGCGCGCAGTGAGCTGCGCGACACCGTCGCGCACCTCGGTGGTCTCGGAAAACATCACGGTGGCGCCGGCGCGCACCAGCAGGTCGGTGCAGAACCCCACCGCGGGGTTGGCGGTGACACCCGAGAAGGCATCGCTGCCGCCGCACTGCACGCCCACCACCAGCTCGCTGGCCGGCACGGTCTCGCGGCGGCGCGCGTCCAGGCGCTTCAGGTGCACCTCGGCCTGGCGCAGGATGGAGTCGACCATCGACATGAAGCCGACGTGCGCGTTGTCCTGCAGGCAGACCACGTCCAGGCCGGCCTGCGCCTGGTCGGCGCGCTGGTCGACCACGGGGATGGTGCCGGGAGGCAGCAGGCGCTCGGGCTGCAGCTTCTCGCACCCCAGGCTGACCACCATCACCTCGCCGCCGAAGTTCGGGTTGAGGCTGATGTTGCGCAGGGTGCGGATCGGGATCTTGGCGTCGGGCGCGTCGATCGCCACGCCGCAGCCGTAGCCGTGCTCCAGCCCCACCACGTCGTCGACGTTGGGATAGCGCGGCAGCAGTTCCTTCTTGATGCGGTCGACAGCGAACTCGGTGACGCCGGCGACGCACTGCACGGTCTGCGTGATCGCCAGGATGTTGCGCGTGCCCACCGTGCCGTCGGCGTTGCGGTAGCCCTCGAACGTGTAGCCCTCGATCGGCTCCTGGGCCGCCCGGCGCGCGGTGGCCATCGGCAGGTCGTCGAGGCCGCGCGCCCCCGGCATCTTCAGCAGGCGCTCGTGCACCCAGCTGCCGGCCGGGATGGCGGCCATCGCGTGGCCGATCACCACGTCGTAGCGGCGGATCGGGCCGCCGGCCGGGATGTCGGCCAGCGAGACCTTGTGGCCCTGCGGCACGCGGTCGCGCAGCGTGGGGCCGTCGGGAATCTCGGTCCCGGGGTCCAGGCCGCCATCGTTGGCCACGATGGCGACGTTGTCCGCGGCGTGCATGCGGATCAGGCGTGGGCGGGTGTCCTGGGGCACCGTGCGTCCTTTCAGTCGGCCGTGATCTTGCGCTGCTCGATCAGCGTCTTCCAGCGGCCGTACTCCGTGGCCTGCTGCTTGGCGAACTGCTCGGGGGTGTTGACCACCACCTCGAAGCCCTGCGCCAGCAGCTTGTCCTTGACGTCCGGCTCGTTGAGGGACGCGGCGATGGCGTCACGCAGCTTGGTCTTGATGTCGGCCGGCAGCCCCTTGGGCGCCGCGACCGCCTGCCACGACTGCACTTCGGCGCCCCGGACACCCTGCTCCTGCAGCGTCGGCACGTCCGGCAGCAGCGGCGAGCGGCGCTCGGAGGAGATGCCCAGCGCGCGCACCTTGCCGCCCTTGATGTGCTGGATGATGCTGTTGATGTTGACGAAGGCCGCATCCACCTGGCCGCCCAGCAGGTCGTTGATGGCCGGGCCGCCACCCTTGTACGGGACGTGCAGGCCCTCGGTGCCCGACTGCTGCCAGAACAGCTCGGCCGACAGGTGGTCCGACGAGCCGTTGCCCGACGACGCGAAGCTCACCTTGCCCGGGGTCTTCTTCAGGTTGGCCAGCAGTTCGGCCACGGTGCGCGAGGGCGACGAGGTGGGCACGACCAGCACGTTGGGCGCCTGCACCGCGATGGTGACGGGCTCGAAGTCCTTCAGGGCGTCGTACTGCACGCCCTTGATCAGGTGCGGCGCGATGACGAACGGGCCGAGCGAGGACACGAACAGCGTGTAGCCGTCGGCGGGCGCGCGCTTGACGAACGCCGCACCGATGGTGCCGGTGGCGCCCGGCTTGTTGTCGATGATCCAGGTGCCGCCCAGCTTCTCAGGCAGCTTCTGGGCCAGCACGCGGGCGATGGCGTCGGTGGAGCCGCCCGGGGGGAACGGCACCACCAGCGTGACGGGCTTGTCGGCCGGCCAGGCTGCGAAGGCGCTGGTGACCGCCGACAGCGCCAGGGCGGCGCCGAGCAGGATCTTTCTCATGGATGTCTCCGGTACTTCTGGAACAACGCGGGGCAGGACGCCACCCTACCCCTTACTGCGGGCCGAGGGTGCGGATCAGGGCAGCGAGCTGCTCGACCTCGGCGGCCTTGAGGTCCGACAGCGGCGGACGCACCGGGCCGGCCGTCTTGCCGACGATGGTGGCACCGGCCTTGACGATGCTGACCGCATAGCCCTCGCCCTTGTTGCGGATTTCGAGGTACGGCAGGAAGAAGTCCTTGATCAGGCGGCTGACGGTGGCGTTGTCGCCGCTCGCGTAGGCGTTGTAGAACTCGATGGCCGTGCGCGGCACGAAGTTGAAGACGGCCGACGAGTACACCGGCACGCCCAGCGCCTTGTAGGCCTGCGCGTAGACCTCGTGGGTGGGCATGCCGCCCACGTAGACGAAGCGGTCGCCCAGCTTCTGGCGGATCGACACGATGCGCTCGATGTCGCCCAGGCCGTCCTTGAAGCCGATCAGGTTGGGGCAGCGCTCGGCCAGGCGGGCCAGCGAATCGGCATTGAGCTTGCAGGCGCCGCGGTTGTAGACGATGACGCCGATCTTCACGCTCTTGCAGACCGCCTCGACGTGGGAGAGCAGGCCTTCCTGCGTCGCTTCGGTCAGGTAGTGCGGCAGCAGCAGCACCCCCTGGGCGCCATCGCGCTCGGCTTCCTGTGCGTAGGTGATCGCCAGGCGGGTGCCGCCACCGGCGCCGGCCACGATGGGCACGCGGCCGCGGCAGGTGTCCGAGGCAACCTTGATCACCTGGGCGAATTCGGTCGGTTCGAGCGAGAAGAACTCGCCGGTGCCGCCGGCCGCGAACAGCACCGTGGCGCCGTACGGCATCAGCCACTCGAGGCGCGAGGTGTAGCCGCGCGGCTCGAAACGCAGGTCGGCGTCGAAGTCGGTGAGGGGGAAGGACAGCAGGCCGCTGGACAGCGCTTGCTTCAATTCATTGGGCGACATGGAGCTCTCTCTCATTGAGGTAAGACATCGTACAACTAGAACGGTGCGGCAGGCAAGTGGGTTGTCACTGTCCGTGTGTCAGCGGGTGTTGCCGGCCGCGGCGCGCTGGCGCCGCTCCTTGCTGTTGGCAAGGTGGGTGCGCATGGCCGCGCGGGCGGCCTCGGGGTCCTGGCGCTCGATGGCCGCCAGGATGCTCTCGTGCTCGACGTTCACGCGCCGCAGGTAGTCGGCGCGCTCCTCCGTCAGGGGCTCGGCCTTCTCGAGCCGGGCGCGCGGGATCATGGAGCCGCCCAGCGTCGCCATCAGCCCCGCGTAGTGGGCGTTCTGGGTGGAGCGGGCGATCTCCAGGTGGAACTGGTAGTCGGGGCCGACGGCGTCGCGCCCTTCTGCCACCGCGCCGGCGAAGGCGTCGAGGGCCGAGCGCAGGGCGGCCAGGTTGGTGGGCGTGCGGCGCACCGCGGCCAGCGCGGCGCTCTCGGTCTCGACCGCCATGCGCAGTTCGAGCACGCCGATGACGTCGTTGAGGGTGGCCAGCTGGGCCGGTGCGATGCGGAAGGCGCTGCCGTCGCCATGCCCCAGCACGAAGGTGCCGATGCCATGGCGCGTCTCGACCATGGCGGCCGCCTGCAGGCGGGAGATGGCCTCGCGCACCACGGTCCGGCTGACGCCGAACTCCTCCATGATGGCGCCCTCGGGCGGCAGCTTGGTGCCGGCCTGCAGGCTGCCGTCGCGGATGCGGTCCCCGAGCGCCTGGACCAGGTCGGCGGTGAGGGAGCGCGGGCGGCGGGGTGGGCTGGAAAGCACGGTTGTATTATGTCTGACGACCTCCCGCGACTCAAGCCTCGGAAGGCGTCACCGGACCCGTCCGGCCTGCGCTTCGTGCGGATGGACGGGTCCCGGCCTGCAGCAACGGCCGGGCCGCCCCTGCCCAGGAGGCCCTCCTGCCTTTCGTTGCGCCGGCCGTGTCCTCACCGGGGCGCCAGCCGCCGGCGCCCTGCCCCGCTCAGTTCGCCGCGAAGCAGTAGAACTTGCCCGCGCCGCCGGTGCGCACCAGGGCTTCCTGGCTGCAGCCGGCCGACTGGTGGGAGAAGTTCCAGGACTTGGCCCAGTTGTCGTTGGTGGGCCCGCTCAGGTCGTGGTGGCCCACGATGGCCGAGCCGTCGCTGCTCGAGGTCCAGGCCTTGCACGTGGTGTCGGTCTGCGGCGCGAACGCCGTGCCGTCGGCGCGCGACCCGGTCAGCATGTCGTGCTCGTTGGGCGTGTCGCTGCGGCCCTTGATCGGGTTGCCGCGTTCGTCGAGCACGG from Ramlibacter pinisoli includes:
- the garD gene encoding galactarate dehydratase codes for the protein MHAADNVAIVANDGGLDPGTEIPDGPTLRDRVPQGHKVSLADIPAGGPIRRYDVVIGHAMAAIPAGSWVHERLLKMPGARGLDDLPMATARRAAQEPIEGYTFEGYRNADGTVGTRNILAITQTVQCVAGVTEFAVDRIKKELLPRYPNVDDVVGLEHGYGCGVAIDAPDAKIPIRTLRNISLNPNFGGEVMVVSLGCEKLQPERLLPPGTIPVVDQRADQAQAGLDVVCLQDNAHVGFMSMVDSILRQAEVHLKRLDARRRETVPASELVVGVQCGGSDAFSGVTANPAVGFCTDLLVRAGATVMFSETTEVRDGVAQLTARAATPEVAQAIVREMAWYDAYLQRGSVDRSANTTPGNKAGGLSNIVEKAMGSIIKSGTSTISGVLAPGEKLPHKGLFYAATPASDFICGTLQLAAGMNLHVFTTGRGTPYGLAEVPVIKVATRTDLATRWHDLMDINAGRIADGDATVEDVGWEMFRLMLDVASGRKKTWAEQWKLRNQLVLFNPAPVT
- a CDS encoding FCD domain-containing protein; the encoded protein is MLSSPPRRPRSLTADLVQALGDRIRDGSLQAGTKLPPEGAIMEEFGVSRTVVREAISRLQAAAMVETRHGIGTFVLGHGDGSAFRIAPAQLATLNDVIGVLELRMAVETESAALAAVRRTPTNLAALRSALDAFAGAVAEGRDAVGPDYQFHLEIARSTQNAHYAGLMATLGGSMIPRARLEKAEPLTEERADYLRRVNVEHESILAAIERQDPEAARAAMRTHLANSKERRQRAAAGNTR
- a CDS encoding Bug family tripartite tricarboxylate transporter substrate binding protein, producing the protein MRKILLGAALALSAVTSAFAAWPADKPVTLVVPFPPGGSTDAIARVLAQKLPEKLGGTWIIDNKPGATGTIGAAFVKRAPADGYTLFVSSLGPFVIAPHLIKGVQYDALKDFEPVTIAVQAPNVLVVPTSSPSRTVAELLANLKKTPGKVSFASSGNGSSDHLSAELFWQQSGTEGLHVPYKGGGPAINDLLGGQVDAAFVNINSIIQHIKGGKVRALGISSERRSPLLPDVPTLQEQGVRGAEVQSWQAVAAPKGLPADIKTKLRDAIAASLNEPDVKDKLLAQGFEVVVNTPEQFAKQQATEYGRWKTLIEQRKITAD
- the gudD gene encoding glucarate dehydratase, producing MSSPTVKQMRVVPVAGRDGMLLNLSGAHAPFFTRNIVIVTDSAGHTGLGEVPGGEKIRQTLEDARALVEGQGIGNLQAILNAMRTRFADRDAGGRGQQTFDLRTTIHAVTAVESALLDLQGQHLGVPVAALLGEGQQRDAVQMLGYLFYVGDRRKTNLPYASEPDAQDDWLRLRHEEAMTPEAVVRLAEAAHKRYGFQDFKLKGGVLSGDAEVEAVTALHERFPQARVTLDPNGGWLLKDAIRLGRRMQGVVAYAEDPCGAEEGFSGREVMAEFRRATGLPTATNMVATDWRQMAHSLALQSVDIPLADPHFWTMAGSVRVAQTCRDWGLTWGSHSNNHFDVSLAMFTHVGAAAPGKVTAIDTHWIWQDGQRLTKEPLRIEGGYVQVPKKPGLGIELDMAEVEKANALYQQHGLGARDDAIAMQFLVPNWKFDPKRPCMVR
- a CDS encoding aldehyde dehydrogenase family protein, with product MFKNLIGGEWVQGARTSRNINPSDTRDVVGEYAQADAEQARTAIAAAVKAQKAWGLSTPQQRFDILDAAGTEILARRAELGDLLAREEGKVLPEAVGEVVRAGNIFKFFAGEALRTNGDLVPSVRPGIGVEVTREPVGVVGLITPWNFPIAIPAWKLAPALAYGNAVVLKPADLVPGSAWALAEILQKAGLPAGVLNLVMGRGSEVGQVLLEDKRVDAISFTGSVATGRRIASACVARMAKFQLEMGGKNPMVVLDDADLDVAVAAAVNSGFFSTGQRCTASSRLIVTEGIHDRFVMAMAERMKSLKVDDARKAGTDIGPVVDEKQLAQDLDYIGIGKGEGARLVAGGEAVAKNADGAPGWYMKPALFTETTASMRINREEIFGPVVSVLRVKDYDEALAMANDTEFGLSAGIATTSLKHATHFKRHSQAGMVMVNLPTAGVDYHVPFGGRKGSSYGPREQGRYAAEFYTTVKTAYTQA
- the kdgD gene encoding 5-dehydro-4-deoxyglucarate dehydratase, translating into MSPNELKQALSSGLLSFPLTDFDADLRFEPRGYTSRLEWLMPYGATVLFAAGGTGEFFSLEPTEFAQVIKVASDTCRGRVPIVAGAGGGTRLAITYAQEAERDGAQGVLLLPHYLTEATQEGLLSHVEAVCKSVKIGVIVYNRGACKLNADSLARLAERCPNLIGFKDGLGDIERIVSIRQKLGDRFVYVGGMPTHEVYAQAYKALGVPVYSSAVFNFVPRTAIEFYNAYASGDNATVSRLIKDFFLPYLEIRNKGEGYAVSIVKAGATIVGKTAGPVRPPLSDLKAAEVEQLAALIRTLGPQ